In a single window of the Novosphingobium sp. IK01 genome:
- a CDS encoding GNAT family N-acetyltransferase: MPREQRRLTVRLARDDRDLAAVQALRWDVFFAEMGAQAHDVLHTLDTDPYDALCDHLLVIDADEPGTHLAEGGVVGTYRLLRESVAHRAGGFYSAGEFDLSPLMAPGSRPGGELLELGRSCVRPAWRTSATISLLWRGIADYIASHGIGLMFGCASFPGTDPDAHAQALSLLAHTCLAPAERRPRLRGELGPDQAVTLERLARGSYDERRAMLRLPPLVKGYLRCGALFGDGAFIDHAFNTVDVCVVLPVEQISQRYATRFSVAA, from the coding sequence GACGACAGGGATCTGGCCGCCGTCCAGGCCCTGCGCTGGGATGTCTTCTTCGCCGAGATGGGCGCGCAGGCGCACGACGTGCTGCACACCCTCGACACCGACCCCTATGACGCCCTGTGCGACCACCTGCTGGTCATCGACGCCGACGAGCCGGGCACCCATCTGGCCGAAGGCGGCGTGGTGGGCACCTATCGCCTGCTGCGCGAAAGCGTCGCGCACCGGGCCGGAGGCTTCTACAGCGCCGGCGAATTCGATCTTTCACCGCTGATGGCGCCCGGCAGCCGACCGGGTGGCGAACTGCTCGAACTGGGCCGCTCCTGCGTGCGCCCGGCCTGGCGCACGAGCGCGACGATCTCGCTGCTCTGGCGCGGGATTGCCGATTACATCGCCAGCCACGGCATCGGCCTGATGTTCGGCTGCGCCTCGTTTCCCGGCACCGACCCCGACGCCCATGCACAGGCTCTCTCGCTGCTGGCCCACACCTGCCTGGCCCCCGCCGAACGCCGCCCCCGCCTGCGCGGGGAACTCGGGCCCGATCAGGCGGTCACGCTCGAACGCCTCGCACGGGGCAGCTACGACGAACGCCGCGCGATGCTGCGGCTGCCGCCACTGGTCAAAGGCTATTTGCGGTGCGGCGCCCTGTTTGGCGACGGCGCCTTCATCGACCATGCATTCAACACGGTCGATGTCTGCGTGGTCCTGCCAGTCGAACAGATCTCCCAGCGCTACGCCACCCGCTTCAGCGTGGCCGCCTGA
- a CDS encoding DUF3141 domain-containing protein, which yields MILVPSLETATRDALRDMAAATGQVFDVMTSARRHGERMHAEHKRRLDQAWHKARAIGETFAGLGLRHELAHHASAYALDAGQRAILTLDTLRERGNNDALHKALGSPPVLAYEYDLIIDGADLPRPVNYMLMRIRAPEGCTTQDAKRPFMIIDPRAGHGAGIGGFKSDSEVGVALKAGNPVYFVTFRPEPEPGQTIGDVTEAEAAFVAEILRRHPESPKPVIVGNCQGGWASLLLAATNPDLVGPLVMNGAPVAAWSGHIGNSTMRYNGGFVGGALPALMLSDLGGGKFDGAHLVLNFEMLNPGRNYFAKYADLYANVDESHGEFLKFERWWGGFHFMNENEIRWIVEQLFVGNKLARGEARLPGGRMLDIKAVTSPIVVFASWGDNITPPPQALNWITDLYADETEIRVRGQRIVYMIHEKVGHLGIFVSSSVARREHAEMASTLKTIEALAPGLYEMTITEQEGPEQEGTGENGDGPHYLVDLHERTMADLRALSEDRTHEAGFAAVSYISEQNARAYETILRPAVRAMVTPPVAERLTEAHPSRLSRKVFSDANPFMSWVGPAAVQVLQRRQRSASDNPFLALERWWAEAITQGIDAWRDWRDAVQETSFLAIWGFPLAQRLGRQMIEHTAQTVHDTGTGTGDPRDLPEVRAALRRVAQGSYADGVIRILLLLAESRGGVRQDRLARSQEVLTQREPFAALGPEQREAILRKQSLIVEFARDKAMASLPALLPERADRQKALDTALYIAGARADMAPATLACLDAIIAVLGLSTPAPAPKLRSVAR from the coding sequence ATGATCCTTGTCCCATCCCTCGAAACGGCCACCCGTGACGCCTTGCGTGACATGGCTGCCGCCACCGGGCAGGTCTTCGACGTGATGACCAGTGCCCGCCGCCATGGCGAGCGCATGCACGCCGAACACAAGCGACGGCTTGACCAGGCCTGGCACAAGGCCCGCGCGATAGGGGAAACCTTTGCCGGTCTGGGCCTGCGCCACGAACTGGCCCACCATGCCAGCGCCTATGCGCTCGACGCCGGACAGCGCGCGATCCTCACCCTCGACACCTTGCGCGAGCGGGGCAACAACGATGCGCTGCACAAGGCTCTCGGCTCGCCCCCGGTGCTGGCCTACGAATACGACCTGATCATCGACGGGGCCGACCTGCCCCGGCCCGTCAACTACATGCTCATGCGCATCCGCGCGCCCGAGGGGTGCACCACGCAGGATGCCAAGCGCCCGTTCATGATCATCGACCCGCGCGCGGGCCATGGCGCGGGGATCGGCGGGTTCAAGTCGGACAGCGAGGTCGGCGTCGCGCTCAAGGCCGGAAACCCGGTCTATTTCGTCACCTTCCGGCCCGAACCCGAACCGGGCCAGACCATCGGCGACGTGACCGAAGCCGAGGCCGCCTTCGTCGCCGAGATCCTGCGCCGCCATCCGGAATCGCCCAAGCCGGTGATCGTGGGCAATTGCCAGGGGGGCTGGGCCTCGCTGCTGCTGGCCGCGACCAATCCCGATCTGGTCGGCCCGCTGGTGATGAACGGGGCGCCGGTGGCGGCCTGGTCGGGGCATATCGGCAATTCGACGATGCGCTACAACGGCGGCTTTGTCGGCGGGGCGCTGCCCGCGCTGATGCTGTCGGATCTGGGCGGGGGCAAGTTCGACGGGGCGCACCTCGTGCTCAATTTCGAGATGCTCAATCCGGGCCGCAACTACTTTGCCAAATATGCCGACCTCTATGCCAATGTCGACGAGAGCCACGGCGAGTTCCTGAAGTTCGAGCGCTGGTGGGGCGGCTTCCACTTCATGAACGAGAACGAGATCCGCTGGATCGTCGAACAGCTTTTCGTGGGCAACAAGCTGGCGCGCGGCGAGGCGCGGCTGCCGGGCGGGCGCATGCTCGACATCAAGGCGGTCACTTCGCCCATCGTGGTCTTTGCCAGTTGGGGCGACAATATCACCCCGCCGCCCCAGGCGCTCAACTGGATCACCGATCTCTATGCCGACGAGACCGAAATCCGCGTCCGGGGCCAGCGCATCGTCTACATGATCCACGAGAAAGTCGGCCATCTGGGGATCTTCGTGTCCTCGTCGGTGGCCCGGCGCGAACATGCCGAGATGGCCTCGACGCTCAAGACCATCGAGGCGCTCGCCCCCGGTCTCTACGAGATGACGATTACCGAACAGGAGGGCCCCGAACAGGAAGGCACAGGAGAGAACGGGGATGGCCCGCATTACCTCGTCGACCTGCACGAACGCACGATGGCCGATTTGCGCGCGCTCAGCGAGGATCGCACCCACGAAGCCGGGTTTGCTGCCGTCTCCTACATCTCTGAACAGAACGCGCGCGCCTATGAAACCATCCTGCGCCCCGCGGTGCGCGCCATGGTCACCCCGCCGGTGGCCGAGCGGCTGACCGAGGCGCATCCCAGCCGGCTGAGCCGCAAGGTCTTTTCCGATGCCAACCCGTTCATGTCCTGGGTCGGCCCGGCGGCCGTGCAGGTTCTCCAGCGCCGCCAGCGCAGCGCCAGCGACAATCCGTTCCTCGCTCTCGAACGCTGGTGGGCCGAGGCGATCACCCAGGGCATCGATGCCTGGCGCGACTGGCGCGATGCGGTGCAGGAAACCAGTTTCCTGGCCATCTGGGGCTTCCCCCTCGCCCAGCGGCTGGGCCGCCAGATGATCGAGCACACCGCCCAGACCGTCCATGACACTGGCACTGGTACTGGCGACCCGCGCGACCTGCCCGAAGTGCGCGCGGCGCTGCGCCGGGTTGCGCAAGGAAGCTATGCCGACGGGGTGATCCGCATCCTCCTGCTGCTGGCCGAATCGCGCGGCGGGGTCCGGCAGGACCGCCTCGCCCGCTCGCAGGAAGTGCTCACGCAGCGCGAGCCTTTTGCCGCGCTGGGCCCCGAGCAGCGCGAGGCGATCCTGCGCAAGCAATCGCTGATCGTCGAATTCGCGCGCGACAAGGCCATGGCCAGCCTGCCCGCGCTCCTGCCCGAGCGGGCCGACCGGCAGAAGGCACTCGACACCGCGCTCTACATCGCGGGCGCGCGCGCTGACATGGCCCCGGCCACGCTCGCCTGCCTCGATGCGATCATCGCGGTGCTCGGCCTCTCCACCCCCGCCCCGGCCCCCAAGCTCAGGAGTGTTGCCCGATGA
- the fabI gene encoding enoyl-ACP reductase FabI: protein MNAPISMAAPVKDGLPALWDPQMPIGAMLAGKRGLVVGVANDHSIAYGCAARLRALGADLALTYLNAKAEPHVRPLAERLGADLCLPLDVEEPGALERVFETIAARWGSLDFVIHSIAFAPREDLHGRVMDCSAQGFAQAMHVSVYSFLAMARLAEPLLNPGASLITMTYYGADKVVGHYNVMGPVKAALEASTRYLAAELGEKGVRVHAVSPGPLRTRAASGIADFDSLTTMAQTRSPAHRLVDIAEIGNLVAFLVGAGASGMTGDTIYVDAGLHNMA, encoded by the coding sequence ATGAACGCCCCCATCTCCATGGCTGCCCCGGTTAAGGATGGCCTGCCTGCCCTGTGGGACCCGCAAATGCCCATCGGCGCCATGCTGGCGGGCAAGCGCGGGCTGGTCGTGGGTGTCGCCAACGACCACTCCATCGCCTATGGCTGCGCGGCCCGGTTGCGCGCGCTGGGGGCCGACCTCGCGCTCACCTACCTCAACGCCAAAGCCGAGCCCCATGTCCGCCCGCTGGCCGAGCGGCTGGGCGCCGACTTGTGCCTGCCGCTCGATGTCGAGGAACCCGGCGCGCTCGAACGCGTGTTCGAGACCATCGCCGCGCGTTGGGGCAGCCTCGACTTCGTGATCCACTCGATTGCCTTTGCCCCGCGCGAGGATCTCCACGGGCGGGTGATGGACTGTTCGGCGCAAGGGTTCGCCCAGGCCATGCATGTCTCGGTCTATTCGTTTCTGGCCATGGCCCGGCTGGCCGAACCGCTGCTCAACCCCGGTGCATCGCTGATCACGATGACCTATTACGGGGCCGACAAAGTGGTCGGCCACTACAACGTGATGGGCCCGGTCAAGGCCGCGCTCGAAGCCTCGACCCGCTATCTGGCCGCCGAACTGGGCGAAAAGGGGGTGCGCGTCCATGCCGTCTCGCCGGGCCCCTTGCGCACCCGCGCGGCCAGCGGAATCGCCGATTTCGACAGCCTGACCACCATGGCCCAGACCCGCAGCCCGGCCCACCGGCTGGTCGACATCGCCGAGATCGGCAATCTCGTGGCCTTCCTCGTCGGCGCGGGGGCCTCGGGGATGACCGGGGACACGATCTATGTCGACGCGGGGCTGCACAACATGGCGTGA